The DNA segment TAATTTTGGTAGTAGGTATTTTACACTCTCAATTGGAGTTTGTGGATTTAAAACCATCCCCGCTTTCTTCCCTGAATTTTTGATAATTTGAATTACCCTATCAGCATGATTAGTTGCTTCTATATGAAATGATACCATATCACAACCTGCGTTACAGAATCTTTCTACATACTCTTCTGGTCGTGCTATCATTAGATGACAATCAAAAATTTTATCTGTTTTTGAGCGAATAGCTTCGATAATTGGAAATCCAAAAGAAATGTTAGGAACAAAATTCCCATCCATGACATCTATGTGAAACATATCAATTCCAATCTGCTCTAATTCTCTTACATCACGTTCCAAATTAGCAAAATCTGCTGATAAAATTGAAGGTAATATTTTTTTCATAATTATTTCTCCTTTATATATTTCTTCTTCTGTGTTTCTTTTTCTTTAAATAATAATTTATAGTCTTCATAACGACTTTCCAACACGTCGCCTGTGGCTACCGCCTCTTTTACACCACATTTTACTTCCTCAATATGATTGCAAGGTTTGAACTTACAATCATAATTATTAAATTCTGTAAATAAATATTGAATATCTTCTTTTTCTATAAAAGTTATATCTAATGACGAAAATCCTGGTGTATCTGCTATATAAAAATCGTCTACTTGGTAAAACTCTATATGTCTTGTCGTATGGCGCCCACGCCCTAGATGTTTAGATATTTCTCCAGTTTCTATATCCAAGTTTGTTGTTAATGTGTTTATGAGTGTACTTTTCCCAGCTCCAGATTGACCAGAAATTGCAACATATTTTCTTGAAATTAATTTTTTTAATTTAGCTATATCTTCTTTAGTATTGCTTAAAACTATATATCCTATTTTTTTATAATAATCCATTATAGTTTTTATATTGTCTAACTCTTCTTTTGATAATAAGTCTAACTTTGTGAAAATTATTATAATATCAACGTGACTATTTTCATTTAAGCATATCAACTTATTTAAAAGCTTACTAGAAAAATCCGGTTCTTTAACTGAAACAATAATAATACTGTAATCTATATTAGATACTTTAGGTCTTAATAACTCATTTTTTCTTTCAAGTATTTCTACTACATATCCTGTATTATTATCACTCATCTGAATTTTAACATCATCTCCTACAAGTGGAGTAATATTGTCGTTTCTAAAATTACCACGTGCTCGGCATGTTATCAACTCATCTTGGCATTGTACATAATAAAAACCACTAAGTGCTTTTAAAATTTTTCCTTCTTTTATCATAGTCCTCCTTTTGACCTTTTTATAGTTATTGAAATTTTTTTGTTTTAATTTCTTCTTTTGTCTTTTCTGCTAATTTTAACATTTCTATAGCATGCTCTTCTGATAATCTTGTCATCTTATCACCTGATATCATACGTGCAACTTCTTCTATTTTTTGTTGCCTATCTAATTCTTTAATTGATGTTAGTGTTCGTTTATCTATTACTTCTTTACTAATTAACAGATTAGTATCAGCAAGAGCAGTTGTTTGTGGTAAATGTGATATACATAATACTTGTGAACCAACACCTAATTGATACATTTTCTCTGCCATTCGTTGTGATACACGACCACTTACTCCTGTATCTATTTCATCAAAAATAATTGATGTTGCTTCAATACTACGTGAGAATATAATTTTTAAAGCTAACATAACTCTAGATAATTCTCCACCAGAAGCCACTTTCGATAATGATTTTAATGGTTCCCCAAGGTTAGCACTAATTAAGATTCTTACATCATCTTTTCCATCACTTGCGTATTCT comes from the Gemella morbillorum genome and includes:
- the rsgA gene encoding ribosome small subunit-dependent GTPase A; translated protein: MIKEGKILKALSGFYYVQCQDELITCRARGNFRNDNITPLVGDDVKIQMSDNNTGYVVEILERKNELLRPKVSNIDYSIIIVSVKEPDFSSKLLNKLICLNENSHVDIIIIFTKLDLLSKEELDNIKTIMDYYKKIGYIVLSNTKEDIAKLKKLISRKYVAISGQSGAGKSTLINTLTTNLDIETGEISKHLGRGRHTTRHIEFYQVDDFYIADTPGFSSLDITFIEKEDIQYLFTEFNNYDCKFKPCNHIEEVKCGVKEAVATGDVLESRYEDYKLLFKEKETQKKKYIKEK
- the rpe gene encoding ribulose-phosphate 3-epimerase, coding for MKKILPSILSADFANLERDVRELEQIGIDMFHIDVMDGNFVPNISFGFPIIEAIRSKTDKIFDCHLMIARPEEYVERFCNAGCDMVSFHIEATNHADRVIQIIKNSGKKAGMVLNPQTPIESVKYLLPKLDYVLIMTVNPGFGGQKFIPEMLEKIEELAKIREEKGYSFLIQVDGGVNVETSKLCRDKGADLLVCGSFLFGAEDKEKTLGELLR